One genomic window of Ruminococcus gauvreauii includes the following:
- a CDS encoding AraC family transcriptional regulator: MKVLSEPGVLPQSERYFSTPSALARQLFFYVTRCGHYYLNEEYDFRDSCEVGRMESHRTYLLDYVQRGAMHIEADGTTFTAEAGQLAITDCRRPHRYYTSGYTERIWIHIDGSNMDDFCQQILAFRGHRAFTPFPGSHTERTMTDLITAVKNNTVHSEADISQKIYRLLCGLLFPPMNQETPQDDPVVLALAYINGHLFEDLSIPEIAGHVGLSPSHFSRQFRSQTGFSPHEYIVVHRIDEAKALLHDTTLSVKEIAYRTGYHSEVNFITSFTGKVGVSPSAFRKIPL, encoded by the coding sequence ATGAAAGTTTTAAGTGAACCCGGGGTCCTGCCCCAGTCAGAACGTTATTTTTCAACTCCGTCCGCCCTCGCACGGCAGTTGTTTTTCTACGTCACCCGCTGCGGCCACTATTATCTAAATGAAGAATATGATTTTCGTGATTCCTGTGAAGTCGGACGCATGGAGAGCCACCGGACTTATCTTCTCGACTATGTCCAGAGAGGGGCCATGCATATAGAGGCAGACGGAACCACGTTCACCGCAGAGGCCGGACAGCTGGCCATCACAGACTGCCGCAGACCGCACCGCTACTATACCAGCGGATATACGGAAAGAATCTGGATCCACATCGACGGCTCCAATATGGATGACTTTTGCCAGCAGATCCTCGCATTCCGCGGACACCGCGCGTTTACTCCGTTTCCGGGCAGCCATACGGAGCGTACCATGACAGATCTGATAACCGCAGTCAAAAATAATACGGTCCACTCGGAAGCCGACATTTCCCAGAAGATCTACCGCCTGCTGTGCGGACTTCTGTTCCCCCCGATGAATCAGGAGACACCGCAGGATGATCCTGTCGTCCTGGCGCTTGCCTATATCAACGGACATCTGTTTGAGGATCTCTCAATTCCGGAAATTGCCGGCCATGTGGGGCTGAGCCCTTCGCACTTTTCCAGACAGTTCCGCAGCCAGACCGGGTTCTCGCCGCATGAGTATATCGTGGTTCACCGGATCGACGAAGCCAAGGCGCTTCTCCACGATACAACCCTCTCAGTTAAGGAAATCGCTTACCGCACAGGGTACCACAGCGAGGTTAATTTCATCACTTCATTCACGGGAAAAGTTGGGGTTTCCCCCTCTGCGTTCCGGAAAATCCCGTTGTGA
- a CDS encoding chitobiase/beta-hexosaminidase C-terminal domain-containing protein — protein MKKRKSRQRVIVFGVLMSVLLGVVPVLAQQETAVDKEGPDYTGNVIMAQNLNYNIVSNEDLEAVQAVGMPAQPAGTPGGGAALEEESTGGQQYGDVRCGMQYLPKHEGAGLAEQPTARAAVPPEEYQVGDQKTIYTDYYQEAAGSFTAEVAAVGTTCTIWRAAGREDQLSDALAQVYADAVDSQIHDPLKDAFGDWSNADADRDGKTAFVFYPMDFAGFFYSADLYTKDEYDWASGNAMDMLHLDSGNAGNTAATLGTLAHELQHLVNYAQTGGYSESWLNETFSQSAIAVCGLASTDSVYEVGFLTDFTAANGYTHPFIFREYYVPDGDTAAVPYGSWYLFGRYLAYQTEGLPGGGEGIYHTVLNNGGCTMDDLEAALTDIGYLGADKAAADINDLVTNYNLALYLREPSGVYSLSGNSEDPSDVDGVKTDRIMHNQSMPETLPGGGAAGWSLNFDSQGVTPEGYGADVYFAGITTDVLLGVYAETMEGTLLYGSAVSLDTSDEDADIYYTTDGSDPVSYGVLYEEPIPVTQQMTLTACTIAADGRYSPVNSWDYTVKTDVVNADIPSGRVEPGTEVTLSCDTPGAAIRYTTDGSDPSADNGTVCSGTVRIDETLTLKAVSIMQGREDVLPGDIRTFVYETGEGIGDNYEPNNSIAEAVAVSFPGKIRATIHNPQDVDVYAFSLDNSARLNLTLTPPVGSSYSLTLYDAEGNMLAESAIAGKSQSIRSSVPFGRYLIKVAGIEDSSSERQPYTLSLMKELNEEAAAGMDLSEMNMLTALSDQNAGTGSGYAWDWGVNGGGHFLMSMSYFSHWGGPVEESLDQYREEGDFSYRRVSDQSLYHIQNALYLPNDDRDSYIEHVKNAVYSYGAADIYVLSAWSYWDPECKNLYVDSDYRYPVSYADGGHIVTVVGWDDNYSREHFTGNPGLAKIFYPDQPVDIPKPDRDGAFIVKNSWGETSGNSGYFYLSYEDAFLMRNNPAVFIADDMPDNYNHQYMNDPFGTVDFWSEDGSFTATECFANEKDTPELLKAVSFVTGSADTRYEISVTQNGETRKVAEGVKKYAGFYTERLNQAITVLPDSKFSVSVYLETLDSDKPPHIGISANLYGAVSGVEPVENVAFITVNGQTTDMGMDGIFPNIRAYTCDVNSGAYTEDILETGTSRRTAEERGQAEIEEAVQNVRLTGQDTASVNGAVAVSIEGAGDTPAPRTDLPDRFDLRDTGTLTPVRDQGSLGSCWTFAALASVENNIARNGGFAVDYPSGISLSASEKKVLLTKDAPEQTVSLTASLMDADSPSSTRINWSVTGDADSVRLEQTASANGEEVPVITALKPGVVTLTAASEADMTVTASCVVTITVQGVESITLDPDKLTMNKGETAALTPVTSPADAVDATVLWSSDHPEIANVDKNGVVTALSGGTAVITAKAGTAEAAAEVTVKGTPAVKPGGDDTPGGSAGGDSGNGKKPGTDGSSTYRSSRKDVKTGDDSSPLMLLALMTAAGSCIMINIYRRKKSER, from the coding sequence ATGAAAAAGAGAAAATCAAGACAGCGTGTGATTGTCTTTGGTGTTCTGATGTCTGTCCTGCTGGGCGTTGTCCCGGTGCTGGCGCAGCAGGAGACTGCCGTGGACAAGGAGGGGCCTGACTATACAGGCAATGTGATCATGGCACAGAATCTGAATTACAACATTGTCTCCAATGAAGATCTGGAGGCAGTGCAGGCGGTCGGCATGCCCGCACAGCCTGCGGGGACACCGGGGGGCGGCGCAGCTTTGGAGGAGGAAAGTACAGGCGGACAGCAGTACGGCGACGTGCGCTGCGGGATGCAGTACCTGCCGAAACACGAAGGCGCAGGACTCGCGGAACAGCCGACGGCCAGAGCTGCGGTCCCGCCGGAAGAATATCAGGTCGGCGATCAGAAGACGATATACACTGATTATTACCAGGAGGCTGCGGGAAGCTTCACGGCGGAGGTGGCGGCCGTCGGAACTACCTGCACGATCTGGCGTGCCGCCGGCAGGGAGGACCAGCTGAGTGATGCACTGGCACAGGTTTATGCCGATGCTGTCGACAGCCAGATTCACGATCCTTTGAAGGATGCTTTCGGCGACTGGAGCAATGCCGATGCAGACCGGGACGGTAAAACCGCGTTTGTGTTCTATCCGATGGACTTTGCGGGTTTTTTCTACAGCGCTGACCTTTATACGAAGGATGAGTATGACTGGGCCAGCGGCAATGCCATGGATATGCTTCACCTGGACAGCGGCAATGCGGGAAATACGGCCGCCACTCTGGGGACCCTGGCGCATGAGCTTCAGCATCTGGTCAATTATGCACAGACCGGCGGTTACAGTGAGAGCTGGCTGAACGAAACTTTTTCCCAGAGCGCTATTGCCGTCTGCGGTCTTGCCAGTACGGACAGCGTGTATGAAGTGGGATTTCTGACGGATTTTACTGCGGCGAACGGCTATACCCATCCGTTCATCTTCCGGGAGTATTACGTTCCGGACGGCGATACGGCAGCTGTTCCTTATGGAAGCTGGTATCTCTTCGGCCGGTATCTGGCGTATCAGACGGAGGGACTGCCGGGCGGCGGAGAAGGTATTTACCATACCGTGCTGAACAATGGCGGATGCACCATGGACGATCTGGAGGCGGCGCTCACGGATATTGGTTATCTCGGAGCGGATAAGGCGGCTGCTGACATCAATGATCTTGTCACTAACTACAATCTGGCGCTTTACCTGAGAGAACCGTCCGGAGTTTACAGTCTGAGCGGAAACTCCGAAGACCCATCCGATGTAGACGGCGTGAAAACGGACCGCATCATGCACAATCAAAGTATGCCGGAAACTCTGCCCGGAGGCGGAGCCGCAGGCTGGAGCCTGAACTTTGACAGTCAGGGCGTGACACCGGAGGGATATGGCGCTGATGTATACTTCGCAGGCATCACCACGGATGTTCTGCTGGGAGTGTATGCCGAAACGATGGAAGGGACCCTGCTCTACGGATCAGCAGTGTCTCTGGATACATCTGATGAAGATGCGGATATTTATTACACCACAGACGGCAGTGACCCGGTATCTTACGGTGTCTTGTATGAAGAGCCGATCCCTGTGACGCAGCAGATGACATTGACGGCATGTACAATTGCGGCAGACGGACGGTACTCACCTGTGAATAGCTGGGACTACACAGTGAAAACGGACGTGGTAAATGCAGACATACCATCCGGACGGGTGGAGCCCGGGACAGAGGTGACGCTGTCCTGCGATACTCCGGGAGCTGCGATCCGCTATACGACAGACGGCAGCGATCCGTCTGCGGATAACGGCACTGTCTGCAGCGGAACAGTCAGGATTGACGAGACCCTGACGCTAAAGGCTGTCAGTATCATGCAGGGAAGGGAAGATGTGCTGCCGGGAGATATTCGAACCTTCGTGTACGAGACAGGAGAGGGAATCGGTGACAATTATGAACCGAATAACAGTATTGCCGAGGCTGTTGCGGTGAGCTTTCCCGGGAAGATCAGGGCGACGATTCACAATCCGCAGGATGTAGATGTCTATGCATTCTCACTGGACAACAGTGCCAGGCTGAACCTGACATTGACGCCTCCCGTGGGCTCTTCCTACAGTCTGACACTTTATGATGCGGAGGGCAATATGCTTGCGGAATCTGCCATAGCCGGGAAGAGCCAGAGTATCCGAAGTTCGGTTCCCTTCGGCAGATATTTGATAAAGGTTGCAGGAATAGAAGACAGTTCTTCGGAGCGTCAGCCATATACTTTAAGTCTGATGAAGGAGCTGAATGAGGAAGCTGCCGCAGGAATGGATCTGTCTGAGATGAATATGCTGACTGCCCTGAGCGATCAGAATGCGGGAACCGGGAGCGGGTACGCATGGGATTGGGGAGTCAATGGCGGCGGACACTTCCTGATGTCCATGTCATACTTCTCTCACTGGGGCGGCCCGGTGGAGGAGAGTCTTGACCAATACCGCGAGGAGGGAGACTTTTCTTACAGAAGGGTATCGGATCAGTCACTGTATCACATACAGAATGCACTGTATCTGCCGAATGATGACCGTGACAGTTACATAGAGCACGTAAAAAATGCGGTATACAGCTACGGTGCCGCGGACATTTATGTTCTGTCTGCCTGGTCATACTGGGACCCGGAATGCAAAAACCTGTATGTCGATTCGGATTATAGATATCCGGTCTCTTACGCTGACGGAGGACATATCGTGACAGTCGTGGGATGGGATGACAATTACAGCAGAGAACATTTTACGGGAAACCCCGGACTTGCAAAAATCTTTTATCCGGACCAGCCGGTCGATATCCCGAAACCGGACAGGGATGGTGCGTTTATTGTTAAAAATTCCTGGGGAGAGACCTCCGGGAACAGCGGTTATTTCTATCTGTCATATGAGGATGCCTTTTTAATGCGGAACAACCCGGCAGTGTTTATCGCCGATGACATGCCGGATAACTACAATCATCAGTATATGAACGACCCTTTCGGTACCGTCGACTTCTGGTCGGAAGACGGCAGTTTCACCGCGACAGAATGCTTTGCGAATGAAAAAGATACGCCGGAACTGCTGAAGGCTGTGTCGTTTGTTACCGGAAGTGCAGATACCCGTTATGAGATCAGTGTCACTCAGAACGGGGAGACCCGAAAGGTAGCCGAGGGGGTTAAAAAGTATGCAGGTTTTTACACAGAGCGCCTGAATCAGGCGATCACGGTCCTGCCGGACAGCAAGTTTTCTGTCAGCGTGTATCTGGAAACACTGGATTCGGACAAGCCGCCGCACATTGGTATCAGCGCGAATCTGTATGGAGCAGTCAGCGGAGTTGAACCGGTGGAAAATGTGGCGTTTATCACAGTAAACGGTCAGACCACAGATATGGGAATGGACGGCATTTTTCCGAATATCAGGGCCTATACGTGTGATGTGAATTCCGGAGCCTATACCGAGGATATCTTAGAGACAGGCACCAGCAGGCGGACTGCAGAAGAGAGAGGACAGGCGGAGATTGAGGAAGCAGTACAGAATGTGAGACTGACAGGACAGGATACCGCTTCCGTAAATGGTGCGGTGGCTGTTTCCATTGAAGGAGCAGGAGATACACCGGCACCGCGGACGGACTTGCCGGACAGATTTGACCTTCGGGATACGGGGACGTTGACACCAGTACGCGATCAGGGATCGCTCGGAAGCTGCTGGACCTTTGCAGCTTTAGCCAGTGTGGAAAATAATATTGCCAGAAACGGCGGTTTTGCAGTGGATTATCCCAGTGGAATCAGTTTGAGCGCCAGCGAAAAAAAGGTGCTTCTGACGAAAGACGCGCCGGAACAGACGGTCAGCCTGACCGCCAGTCTCATGGACGCGGACAGTCCGTCCAGTACGAGAATCAACTGGAGTGTGACCGGCGATGCGGACAGTGTCCGCCTCGAACAGACAGCCAGCGCAAATGGGGAGGAGGTGCCGGTGATCACGGCGCTGAAACCAGGTGTGGTTACACTGACGGCTGCCAGTGAGGCGGATATGACGGTTACTGCCAGCTGCGTGGTTACCATTACGGTTCAGGGAGTGGAGAGCATCACATTAGATCCCGATAAACTGACGATGAACAAAGGGGAGACGGCTGCCCTGACGCCAGTGACAAGCCCTGCAGATGCGGTTGATGCGACGGTATTATGGTCAAGTGACCATCCGGAGATCGCCAATGTGGATAAAAACGGCGTCGTAACAGCGCTTTCCGGCGGAACGGCTGTCATTACTGCAAAAGCCGGAACTGCGGAGGCGGCGGCAGAGGTCACAGTGAAAGGGACTCCTGCTGTTAAACCAGGCGGGGATGATACTCCCGGGGGCAGCGCTGGCGGTGATTCCGGGAACGGGAAAAAACCGGGAACAGACGGAAGCAGTACTTACAGAAGCAGCAGGAAAGATGTGAAGACTGGAGATGACAGCAGCCCTCTGATGCTTCTTGCACTGATGACAGCTGCCGGAAGCTGCATCATGATAAATATATACAGAAGAAAGAAAAGTGAAAGATAA
- a CDS encoding phosphoribosylformylglycinamidine synthase, whose amino-acid sequence MGSVRRVYVEKKPDFAVQAKELKHEIGSYLNIPGVTGVRVLIRYDVENISDDIFEKACRSVFSEPPVDVLYREEFAAAGSARVFSVEYLPGQFDQRADSAVQCVQFLKEDEKPIIRSATTYVIEGNISDEEFEAVKNHCINPVDSRETDMVKPETLVTVFDEPEDVKIFDGFLGMSEDALKELYDSLNLAMTFKDFLHIHNYYTKEEKRDPSMTEIRVLDTYWSDHCRHTTFSTELKKVDFREGDYKEPIVATYEQYLADRAVIFKDRDDKFVCLMDLALMAMRKLKAEGKLSDQEESEEINACSIIVPVDVDGVEEEWLINFKNETHNHPTEIEPFGGAATCLGGAIRDPLSGRTYVYQAMRVTGAADPTVPVQETMKGKLPQKKLVRSAAHGYSSYGNQIGLATGYVKEIYHPNYAAKRMEIGAVMGAAPRRAVIRETSDPGDIIILLGGRTGRDGCGGATGSSKVHTEESIETCGAEVQKGNAPTERKIQRMFRREEVSRLIKKCNDFGAGGVSVAIGELADGLRVNLDKVPKKYAGLDGTEIAISESQERMAVVVNPKDVAEFLKYANEENLEAVEVAVVTESPRLVLCWRGKEIVNISRAFLDTNGAHQETEVLVDIPDRDGNVLVREDVSDVKEKWLDTLKDLNTCSQKGLVEMFDGSIGAASVFMPYGGKYQLTETQTMVAKVPVANGNTNTVTMMSYGFDPYLSSWSPYHGAIYAVTESIARIAASGGDYKKIRFTFQEYFRRMTEDPARWSQPFAALLGAYSAQLGFGLPSIGGKDSMSGTFNDMDVPPTLVSFAVDIAKEQDIITPELKKAGNRLVWLRLPKDSYDMPVYEEAMDMYEKLHTDIQEGRIVSAYALDRHGIAAAVSKMAFGNKLGVKIEHSLDARDFFAPGFGDVICEVTDGKVGELASSYTVIGEVTDDAAFSYGSVNVSMDEALDAWTGTLESVFKTKGTDDVQPVESPLYDGGSVYVCRHKVARPTVFIPVFPGTNCEYDSRRAFERAGADVVTKVFKNLTEEDIRDSVRIFEEAIGQSQIIMFPGGFSAGDEPDGSAKFFATAFSNARIKEAVMKLLNERDGLALGICNGFQALIKLGLVPHGEIVGQTEDSPTLTYNTVGRHISKMVYTKVVTNKSPWLAKAQLGGVYTNPASHGEGRFVASDEWIQKLFADGQVATQYCDLNGNVSMDEEWNVNGSYAAIEGITSPDGRVLGKMAHSERRDDSVAVNIYGEQDIQIFESGVEYFR is encoded by the coding sequence ATGGGTAGTGTAAGACGAGTTTACGTAGAAAAGAAACCGGATTTCGCAGTACAGGCAAAGGAATTGAAACACGAGATCGGCAGTTATCTCAATATCCCGGGAGTAACAGGGGTAAGGGTACTGATCCGCTATGATGTGGAGAATATTTCAGACGATATTTTTGAGAAAGCGTGCAGAAGTGTATTCTCCGAGCCGCCGGTAGATGTTCTTTACCGTGAAGAGTTTGCGGCAGCCGGCAGTGCACGTGTTTTTTCGGTAGAGTATCTTCCCGGGCAGTTTGACCAGCGTGCGGACTCTGCGGTGCAGTGTGTGCAGTTCCTGAAAGAGGATGAAAAACCGATCATCCGGTCTGCGACGACATATGTGATCGAGGGAAACATTTCAGATGAGGAATTTGAGGCTGTTAAAAATCACTGTATCAACCCGGTGGATTCCCGTGAGACAGATATGGTGAAACCGGAAACCCTGGTGACTGTATTTGACGAGCCTGAAGATGTAAAGATCTTTGACGGATTTCTTGGTATGAGTGAGGATGCACTGAAAGAACTGTACGATTCATTGAATCTGGCGATGACCTTTAAAGATTTCCTGCATATCCATAATTATTATACGAAGGAAGAAAAGCGCGACCCTTCCATGACAGAGATCCGCGTGCTGGACACGTACTGGTCTGATCACTGCCGCCATACGACATTCTCCACGGAGCTGAAAAAAGTGGATTTCAGAGAGGGTGATTATAAAGAACCGATCGTTGCCACATATGAGCAGTATCTGGCGGACCGCGCGGTTATCTTCAAAGACCGCGATGACAAGTTTGTCTGCCTGATGGATCTGGCACTGATGGCGATGCGTAAACTGAAAGCAGAAGGCAAGCTTTCCGATCAGGAAGAATCCGAGGAGATCAATGCCTGCAGTATCATCGTGCCGGTCGATGTGGACGGTGTGGAAGAGGAATGGCTGATCAACTTTAAGAATGAGACACATAACCATCCGACTGAGATCGAGCCGTTCGGTGGCGCTGCCACATGCCTTGGCGGTGCAATCCGCGATCCGCTCTCGGGACGTACGTATGTATATCAGGCGATGCGTGTGACGGGCGCTGCAGACCCGACGGTTCCGGTACAGGAGACAATGAAGGGCAAACTGCCGCAGAAAAAGCTGGTTCGCTCCGCTGCACACGGCTACAGCTCTTACGGCAACCAGATCGGTCTGGCCACCGGTTACGTGAAAGAAATCTATCATCCGAATTATGCGGCAAAACGCATGGAGATCGGCGCTGTCATGGGCGCGGCTCCGAGACGTGCGGTCATCCGCGAGACGTCGGATCCGGGTGATATCATCATCCTGCTCGGCGGGCGTACCGGACGTGACGGCTGCGGCGGAGCTACCGGTTCCTCCAAGGTTCATACGGAAGAGTCTATCGAGACTTGCGGAGCAGAAGTACAAAAGGGTAATGCGCCGACGGAGCGTAAGATCCAGAGAATGTTTCGCAGGGAAGAAGTCAGCAGACTGATCAAGAAATGTAACGACTTCGGCGCGGGCGGTGTCTCCGTTGCGATCGGGGAGCTGGCAGACGGTCTTCGGGTGAACCTGGATAAGGTACCGAAAAAATATGCAGGACTGGATGGTACAGAGATCGCAATCTCCGAGTCTCAGGAGCGTATGGCCGTTGTCGTGAACCCGAAAGATGTCGCAGAGTTTCTGAAATATGCGAATGAGGAGAATCTGGAGGCTGTTGAGGTTGCGGTCGTGACCGAGAGTCCGCGCCTGGTACTGTGCTGGAGAGGCAAAGAGATTGTAAATATCTCGAGAGCCTTCCTCGATACGAACGGTGCACATCAGGAAACAGAAGTTCTTGTCGATATACCGGACCGTGACGGCAATGTACTGGTGCGCGAGGATGTTTCTGATGTGAAAGAGAAGTGGCTGGATACGCTGAAGGATCTGAACACATGCTCCCAGAAGGGACTCGTGGAGATGTTCGACGGTTCCATCGGTGCGGCGAGTGTATTCATGCCGTACGGCGGAAAGTATCAGCTGACTGAGACTCAGACGATGGTTGCCAAGGTGCCGGTGGCAAATGGAAATACGAATACCGTGACGATGATGAGCTACGGGTTCGATCCGTATCTGTCCAGCTGGAGTCCGTATCACGGGGCGATCTATGCGGTGACAGAGTCCATCGCACGCATCGCAGCTTCCGGCGGAGATTATAAAAAAATCCGCTTTACGTTCCAGGAGTACTTCCGCCGCATGACAGAGGATCCGGCGCGCTGGAGCCAGCCGTTCGCAGCGCTTCTGGGCGCATACAGCGCACAGCTTGGATTCGGACTGCCGTCCATCGGAGGGAAGGACAGTATGTCCGGAACCTTTAATGATATGGACGTTCCGCCGACACTCGTCTCCTTTGCCGTGGATATTGCGAAGGAACAGGATATTATCACACCTGAGCTTAAAAAAGCAGGAAACCGTCTGGTATGGCTTCGCCTGCCGAAAGACAGCTATGATATGCCGGTTTATGAGGAAGCGATGGACATGTATGAAAAACTCCATACGGACATTCAGGAGGGCAGAATCGTTTCGGCATATGCGCTGGACCGCCATGGAATTGCCGCTGCCGTCAGCAAGATGGCATTTGGGAATAAACTGGGCGTGAAGATCGAACATAGTCTGGATGCAAGGGACTTCTTCGCTCCGGGATTCGGAGACGTGATCTGTGAAGTGACAGACGGAAAAGTCGGTGAGCTGGCATCCTCCTACACGGTGATCGGTGAAGTGACGGATGACGCCGCATTCTCATACGGCAGTGTGAACGTCAGCATGGATGAGGCGCTGGATGCATGGACGGGTACTCTGGAATCCGTGTTTAAGACAAAAGGAACAGACGATGTGCAGCCGGTGGAAAGTCCGCTGTACGACGGAGGAAGTGTCTATGTCTGCAGACATAAAGTCGCACGGCCGACCGTGTTTATTCCGGTATTCCCGGGTACGAACTGCGAGTACGACAGCCGCAGAGCATTCGAGCGCGCAGGCGCAGACGTTGTGACGAAGGTATTCAAGAATCTGACAGAGGAAGACATTCGTGATTCTGTCCGCATCTTCGAGGAGGCGATCGGGCAGTCACAGATCATCATGTTCCCGGGCGGATTCTCCGCAGGTGACGAGCCGGACGGCTCCGCCAAATTCTTTGCGACGGCGTTTAGTAATGCCAGGATCAAAGAAGCTGTCATGAAGCTGCTGAATGAGCGGGACGGACTGGCACTTGGAATCTGCAACGGTTTTCAGGCGCTGATCAAGCTGGGACTCGTTCCTCACGGTGAGATCGTGGGACAGACAGAAGATTCACCGACACTTACGTACAACACAGTCGGACGCCATATTTCAAAGATGGTATATACGAAAGTGGTTACGAACAAATCCCCATGGCTTGCCAAGGCACAGCTGGGAGGCGTCTATACAAATCCGGCATCTCACGGGGAAGGACGTTTCGTTGCAAGTGATGAATGGATTCAGAAACTGTTTGCAGACGGACAGGTGGCGACGCAGTACTGTGACCTGAACGGGAACGTATCGATGGATGAAGAGTGGAATGTCAACGGTTCCTATGCAGCGATCGAAGGTATTACAAGCCCTGACGGACGCGTGCTCGGAAAGATGGCACATTCAGAACGCCGCGATGATTCCGTGGCGGTCAATATCTACGGAGAACAGGATATTCAGATTTTTGAATCCGGAGTGGAATATTTCAGATAA
- a CDS encoding MATE family efflux transporter, translating to MIREKRFYKTFATLTLSLALQNLLTYSVNLMDNVMLGAYSETALSGAALCNQFQFLLQMLVMGAAEGVVVLGSQYWGKKDFRPIPHIIGVALRYGVGMAAVMFLAVLCFPAQVLGLLTSDTAVITEGVKYLQIICFTYLIFTATNVLTASLRAIGIVKIGYIISASTLCINVVLNYCLIYGSFGFPRLGIRGAAIATLVSRCVELLIVIWYLKYKEKQLKLTLKKLVMIDKSYYKDYRRVALPVLLNQAQWGIAQMVQTGILGHMGAAAIAANSIATIVYQIISVIAYGSTSASSVLVGKTIGEGRRDKLRQMVHTMEALFIGIGIVTGVVIYLVRNPVLMLYNISEEAHNLALQFIIVMSVTTVGTSFQLPCDNGIIRGGGDTAFSMKMNLISMWLIIVPFSALAAFVFHWPPVVVFFLLKWDQIYKIIPVTIRLHSWKWVKEVTRSDSEVLSEAEEMTA from the coding sequence ATGATTCGCGAAAAGAGATTTTATAAAACATTTGCAACCTTGACGTTATCGCTGGCGCTGCAGAACCTGCTGACATACAGCGTAAACCTGATGGACAACGTGATGCTGGGGGCATACAGTGAGACGGCGCTGTCCGGAGCGGCGCTGTGCAACCAGTTCCAGTTCCTGCTGCAGATGCTGGTGATGGGGGCGGCGGAAGGTGTTGTGGTGCTGGGCAGCCAGTACTGGGGAAAAAAGGATTTCAGGCCGATTCCCCACATTATCGGCGTGGCTCTTCGCTACGGGGTGGGGATGGCCGCCGTGATGTTTCTTGCGGTGCTGTGTTTCCCGGCACAGGTACTGGGACTGCTGACGAGTGACACCGCGGTGATCACAGAAGGTGTAAAGTATCTTCAGATCATCTGTTTTACCTATCTGATATTCACTGCGACCAATGTTCTGACGGCGTCCCTGCGGGCGATCGGTATCGTAAAGATCGGATACATCATCTCAGCATCGACACTGTGCATCAACGTCGTGCTGAACTATTGCCTGATCTATGGCAGCTTTGGTTTTCCGAGACTCGGTATCCGGGGGGCTGCGATTGCGACGCTGGTGTCCAGGTGCGTGGAACTTTTGATCGTCATCTGGTATCTGAAGTATAAGGAGAAGCAGCTGAAGCTGACACTGAAGAAACTGGTGATGATTGATAAATCGTATTATAAAGATTACCGCAGAGTAGCGCTTCCGGTGCTTTTGAATCAGGCACAGTGGGGAATCGCCCAGATGGTGCAGACAGGTATTCTGGGGCATATGGGAGCCGCGGCGATTGCAGCAAATTCGATCGCGACAATCGTGTATCAGATTATTTCTGTTATCGCGTACGGCTCAACGAGTGCATCCAGCGTCCTTGTGGGGAAGACGATCGGCGAGGGCAGGCGGGATAAACTGCGTCAGATGGTACATACGATGGAAGCGCTGTTTATCGGTATCGGCATTGTGACAGGCGTTGTGATTTATCTTGTGAGAAATCCGGTATTGATGCTCTACAACATATCTGAGGAGGCACATAACCTGGCGCTGCAGTTTATCATCGTTATGTCGGTTACCACAGTGGGCACGTCCTTTCAGCTTCCGTGTGATAACGGCATCATCAGAGGAGGAGGGGATACCGCCTTCAGTATGAAAATGAATCTGATCAGTATGTGGCTGATCATTGTCCCGTTCTCTGCGCTGGCGGCATTTGTGTTTCACTGGCCGCCGGTGGTGGTATTCTTCCTGCTGAAATGGGATCAGATCTATAAGATCATCCCGGTCACCATCCGGCTGCACAGCTGGAAATGGGTGAAAGAGGTGACGCGCAGTGACTCTGAAGTTTTATCGGAGGCAGAGGAAATGACGGCATAA